A stretch of the Diprion similis isolate iyDipSimi1 chromosome 14, iyDipSimi1.1, whole genome shotgun sequence genome encodes the following:
- the LOC124414577 gene encoding pro-resilin-like isoform X2, whose translation MERTVRQVILTLALGVLLAFCEPPISNQYGVPGNFGGQSSHGVGGGHGGAGTVTNSYGAPVNGGGHDAHQDYIDSQPKSYEFGYAVKDAASGNDFGRRETSDGETVRGEYRVQLPDGRTQIVTYTADWRTGFHADVRYEGVASYPDQFTNNNNNNNNNNNGYNAGYNDLSVNSLDTGYNGAGNNGGYNSNNNYHGSNGNYNTGIGGSSVNNNYASGQNNNYNDNNYDGNSLNGGYNYNAGYSSNANNNFGSKSPVSSYGTPAFH comes from the exons ATGGAAAGAACTGTGCGTCAG GTGATTCTGACCCTTGCTTTGGGGGTGCTTTTGGCGTTTTGCGAGCCGCCGATAAGCAACCAATATGGTGTGCCGGGAAATTTTGGCGGCCAAAGCAGCCATGGGGTTGGTGGTGGTCATGGGGGTGCGGGAACCGTGACGAACAGCTATGGGGCTCCGGTAAATGGAGGAGGACACGACGCCCACCAGGATTACATCGACAGTCAG CCAAAATCGTACGAGTTTGGTTACGCGGTGAAGGACGCAGCTTCCGGAAATGACTTCGGACGTCGGGAGACCAGCGACGGTGAAACGGTGCGGGGAGAATATCGAGTCCAACTTCCGGACGGGCGTACTCAGATCGTAACTTACACGGCTGATTGGAGGACGGGATTTCACGCTGATGTAAGGTACGAGGGTGTCGCCTCGTATCCCGATCAGTtcaccaacaacaacaacaacaacaacaacaacaacaacggaTATAACGCCGGATACAACGATCTAAGCGTGAACAGTCTCGATACCGGATACAACGGAGCTG GAAACAACGGAGGatacaacagcaacaacaattaTCACGGCAGCAACGGAAATTATAATACAGGCATCGGTGGCAGCAGTGTTAACAACAATTACGCGAGCGGTCAGAACAACAATTACAACGACAATAATTACGATGGAAACAGTTTGAACGGTGGTTACAACTACAACGCGGGATATTCGAGCAACGCGAATAACAATTTCGGTTCAAAATCGCCGGTATCGTCGTACGGAACGCCAGCGTTTCACTGA
- the LOC124414577 gene encoding pro-resilin-like isoform X1: MERTVRQVILTLALGVLLAFCEPPISNQYGVPGNFGGQSSHGVGGGHGGAGTVTNSYGAPVNGGGHDAHQDYIDSQPKSYEFGYAVKDAASGNDFGRRETSDGETVRGEYRVQLPDGRTQIVTYTADWRTGFHADVRYEGVASYPDQFTNNNNNNNNNNNGYNAGYNDLSVNSLDTGYNGAGNYNGRNNGGYNSNNNYHGSNGNYNTGIGGSSVNNNYASGQNNNYNDNNYDGNSLNGGYNYNAGYSSNANNNFGSKSPVSSYGTPAFH; the protein is encoded by the exons ATGGAAAGAACTGTGCGTCAG GTGATTCTGACCCTTGCTTTGGGGGTGCTTTTGGCGTTTTGCGAGCCGCCGATAAGCAACCAATATGGTGTGCCGGGAAATTTTGGCGGCCAAAGCAGCCATGGGGTTGGTGGTGGTCATGGGGGTGCGGGAACCGTGACGAACAGCTATGGGGCTCCGGTAAATGGAGGAGGACACGACGCCCACCAGGATTACATCGACAGTCAG CCAAAATCGTACGAGTTTGGTTACGCGGTGAAGGACGCAGCTTCCGGAAATGACTTCGGACGTCGGGAGACCAGCGACGGTGAAACGGTGCGGGGAGAATATCGAGTCCAACTTCCGGACGGGCGTACTCAGATCGTAACTTACACGGCTGATTGGAGGACGGGATTTCACGCTGATGTAAGGTACGAGGGTGTCGCCTCGTATCCCGATCAGTtcaccaacaacaacaacaacaacaacaacaacaacaacggaTATAACGCCGGATACAACGATCTAAGCGTGAACAGTCTCGATACCGGATACAACGGAGCTGGTAATTACAACGgaa GAAACAACGGAGGatacaacagcaacaacaattaTCACGGCAGCAACGGAAATTATAATACAGGCATCGGTGGCAGCAGTGTTAACAACAATTACGCGAGCGGTCAGAACAACAATTACAACGACAATAATTACGATGGAAACAGTTTGAACGGTGGTTACAACTACAACGCGGGATATTCGAGCAACGCGAATAACAATTTCGGTTCAAAATCGCCGGTATCGTCGTACGGAACGCCAGCGTTTCACTGA
- the LOC124414555 gene encoding pro-resilin-like: MKRLQNTGFLMVLVCMGGTAFGGLLPGGGGGYQYNRPGGPGGPGTNGPFGGGGPRPSGSYGAPGFPRGFGNPGTVFGGGPTITGTGFGPEFQGVPFGGQRPLNDGGGYNYNDNNGRPKPYSFQYEVRDPPTGNDFGQQESSDGNTVRGEYRVLLPDSRTQIVRYTADDASGYNADVQYEGQAQFPQFVGVPGFAGGPNYQGGFGAGGGGGHRGGGFGGGNGSGFGNGGTPNNQYLPPGADYGK, translated from the exons ATGAAACGTCTTCAG aaCACAGGGTTTCTCATGGTGCTGGTGTGTATGGGAGGGACGGCATTCGGCGGTCTTTTGCCAGGTGGTGGAGGTGGTTACCAATACAACAGGCCTGGAGGACCCGGAGGACCAGGTACCAATGGACCGTTTGGAGGCGGAGGCCCCAGGCCATCGGGATCCTACGGAGCTCCTGGGTTTCCCAGAGGATTCGGGAATCCAGGAACTGTATTCGGCGGGGGACCAACCATAACCGGAACTGGATTCGGTCCCGAATTTCAGGGCGTTCCATTCGGAGGCCAGAGACCTTTGAACGATGGTGGCGGGTACAATTACAACGATAACAACGGCAGG CCGAAGCCCTACAGCTTTCAATACGAAGTGAGAGATCCACCGACCGGAAATGACTTCGGCCAACAGGAGAGCAGCGACGGAAACACGGTTCGTGGTGAGTACAGAGTCCTGCTGCCGGACTCCAGGACCCAAATAGTCAGATACACAGCCGACGATGCGAGTGGTTACAACGCAGACGTCCAGTACGAGGGTCAAGCTCAGTTTCCTCAGTTTGTTGGAGTCCCCGGATTTGCGGGGGGCCCCAATTACCAGGGAGGATTTGGCgccggtggtggtggtggccaTCGTGGAg GTGGTTTCGGGGGTGGAAACGGAAGCGGATTCGGCAACGGCGGGACTCCGAACAACCAATATTTGCCACCGGGTGCTGATTATGGCAAATAA